A genomic region of Pelodiscus sinensis isolate JC-2024 chromosome 1, ASM4963464v1, whole genome shotgun sequence contains the following coding sequences:
- the LOC102446062 gene encoding olfactory receptor 52B2-like — protein sequence MMPADNHSVFTPEIFILTGFPGTEESQVWLAIPFCLMYIAALLGNSLLLFIIATERSLHEPMYLFLSMLATADLLLSTSSVPKMLAVFWFRAGEISFAACLTQIFFIYVSFTSESGILLAMAFDRYVAICNPLRYTTLLSKPVIGKIGLAVLTRSVSAFLPHFVLLKRLKFCRTNVLPHNYCQEWAVAQLACNDVTANLWYGRVMAILAFGLDAVLIAASYVLILRAVFQLPSRGPRLKALRTCGSHVSVILMFYMSSFFSYFAYQFGRIVPGTILNLLANSHVLLPPMLNPIIYGVTSKEILKRVSHLFYRCVKKNFLLSVLNLLPINFIW from the exons ATGATGCCAGCCGACAATCACAGCGTTTTTACCCCAGAAATCTTCATCCTGACCGGATTCCCAGGTACGGAGGAGTCTCAGGTCTGGCTCGCCATCCCCTTCTGTCTGATGTACATTGCGGCGCTTCTGGGGAACTCTCTGCTCCTGTTCATCATAGCGACAGAACGAagtctccatgagcccatgtaccttttcctctccatgctggccACTGCTGATCTGCTGTTATCCACCAGCTCAGTGCCCAAGATGCTGGCCGTGttctggttcagggcaggggaaatttcttttgctgcctgcctcacccagatatTCTTCATCTACGTCAGTTTCACCTCTGAGTCGGGcatcctgctggccatggcgttTGATCGGTACGTTGCCATCTGCAACCCCCTGAGATACACCACCCTGCTCTCCAAGCCAGTGATCGGGAAGATCGGGCTGGCGGTTCTCACAAGGAGCGTCAGCGCCTTTTTACCTCACTTCGTTCTCCTGAAACGCCTGAAGTTCTGCAGAACCAACGTCCTGCCTCACAACTACTGCCAGGAATGGGCCGTCGCTCAGCTGGCCTGCAATGACGTCACAGCCAACCTGTGGTACGGCAGAGTCATGGCGATTTTAGCATTTGGCTTGGACGCCGTGCTCATCGCTGCGTCTTACGTGCTGATCCTCAGGGCcgtcttccagctcccatccaggggCCCCCGGCTCAAAGCCCTGCGCACCTGCGGCTCCCACGTCTCTGTCATCCTGATGTTCTACATGTCGTCTTTTTTCTCCTATTTTGCATACCAATTTGGGCGCATCGTCCCTGGTACTATTCTCAACCTACTGGCCAACAGCCATGTGCTCCTTCCCCCCATGTTAAACCCCATCATTTATGGGGTGACATCAAAAGAGATCCTGAAACGGGTGAGCCATTTGTTTTAT cgctgtgtgaagaagaactttcttttatccgttttaaacctgctacccattaatttcatttggtga
- the LOC102445833 gene encoding olfactory receptor 52B2-like, whose product MMPADNHTFFAPEIFILTGIPGTEESYVWLFFTFCLMYLTALVGNTLLLFIIATERSLHEPMYLFLSMLAAADLLLSTTTVPKMLDLFWFRKGEISFAACLTQMFFIYVSFTSESGILLAMAFDRYVAICNPLRYTTLLSKPVIGKIGLAVLTRSVGISFAYILLVTRLKFCRTNLLPQTYCQEWAVAQLACDDIADHFWYGVAVAILADGLDTALIAASYLLILRAVFRLPSRGARLKALRTCNSHISVILIFYTTAFFSYYAHQYVHIIPGYILNLLAHSQLLLPPMLDPIIYGVTSKAILKHAIHLFYRSYRRMSLKG is encoded by the coding sequence ATGATGCCAGCCGACAATCACACCTTTTTTGCACCGGAAATCTTCATCCTGACCGGCATCCCTGGTACAGAGGAATCTTATGTCTGGCTCTTCTTCACCTTCTGTCTGATGTACCTTACTGCTCTTGTGGGGAACACTCTCCTCCTGTTCATCATAGCGACAGAAcgaagcctccatgagcccatgtaccttttcctctccatgctggctgctgctgatcTGCTGTTGTCGACCACCACAGTGCCCAAGATGCTGGACTTGTtctggttcagaaaaggggaaatttcttttgctgcctgcctcacccagatgttcttcatctATGTCAGTTTTACCTCTGAGTCGGGcatcctgctggccatggcgttTGATCGGTACGTTGCCATCTGCAACCCCCTGAGATACACCACCCTGCTCTCCAAGCCAGTGATCGGGAAGATCGGGCTGGCGGTTCTCACAAGGAGTGTCGGCATCTCTTTTGCTTACATCCTTCTCGTGACACGGCTGAAGTTCTGCAGAACCAACCTCCTGCCTCAAACCTATTGCCAGGAATGGGCCGTCGCTCAGCTGGCCTGCGACGACATCGCAGACCATTTCTGGTACGGCGTCGCTGTGGCTATTTTAGCCGATGGGTTGGACACCGCGCTCATTGCTGCATCTTACCTGCTGATCCTCAGGGCCGTCTTCCGGCTCCCGTCCAGGGGCGCCCGGCTCAAGGCTCTGCGCACCTGCAACTCCCACATCAGTGTCATCCTGATCTTCTACACAACCGCATTTTTCTCCTACTACGCACACCAATATGTGCACATCATCCCGGGTTATATTCTCAACCTGCTGGCCCACAGCCAGttgctccttccccccatgctAGACCCCATCATTTACGGGGTGACATCAAAGGCGATCCTGAAACACGCGATCCACTTGTTTTATCGAAGCTACAGACGAATGTCCCTGAAGGGTTAA